One segment of Halococcus hamelinensis 100A6 DNA contains the following:
- a CDS encoding dicarboxylate/amino acid:cation symporter yields MASQLLRLWRRYRSVPIVYRIAAAFVLGSIVGLLVGPPAQRLEPLGDLFVRLLEMIIVPIIVFTLLMAAERLSPTNLGKIGGQTLLVYMVTTTVAIVIGLGISNVMDPGSGITLASGNVNTEQAPSLGQQLLNIVPTNPISAMAEGNILAIIFFVLVFGIGMTLVREEADADSSIRNGIDTIFETAEAGAEVMFKVVWGIMEYGVIGVFALMAALFGEIGIEAIGAYAMLSLTLAIAIALQMTIVYFLVILRGLVGVSPLAFLRGTREALVTALSIRSSSGTLPVSMSNAEDNLRIDEGVYSFSLPLGATINMDGTAMYLGIVAIFAANIAGVSLTITQQFAILVTALLASVGTAGVPSASLVMMAAVLTQVGLPLEVIAMIAGIDPFLDRLRTMNNVAGDLAVSTLIGKWNGALDLTTGVWADEVSTGDAIAGDPSTD; encoded by the coding sequence ATGGCAAGTCAACTTCTTCGACTGTGGCGGAGATACCGTTCTGTCCCTATCGTCTATCGCATCGCTGCTGCGTTCGTTCTCGGATCCATCGTCGGATTGCTCGTCGGGCCGCCAGCACAGCGTCTGGAACCACTCGGCGACCTATTCGTTCGTTTACTTGAGATGATCATCGTTCCGATCATCGTCTTCACCTTGCTGATGGCGGCAGAGAGACTTTCGCCGACCAATCTCGGCAAGATTGGAGGTCAAACCCTCCTTGTCTATATGGTCACGACCACCGTCGCCATCGTCATCGGATTAGGGATAAGCAACGTTATGGACCCTGGGTCGGGGATAACGCTCGCAAGCGGCAACGTCAACACCGAGCAAGCGCCGTCGCTCGGCCAGCAGCTCCTCAACATCGTCCCGACGAACCCGATCTCCGCGATGGCGGAGGGCAACATCCTCGCGATCATCTTCTTCGTACTGGTGTTCGGTATCGGAATGACGCTGGTGCGAGAGGAGGCTGACGCCGACTCGTCGATCCGGAACGGCATCGACACGATATTCGAGACGGCCGAGGCGGGTGCGGAAGTGATGTTCAAAGTCGTCTGGGGGATCATGGAGTACGGCGTGATCGGTGTCTTCGCTCTGATGGCGGCACTGTTCGGCGAGATCGGGATCGAAGCTATCGGGGCGTATGCGATGTTATCATTGACCCTCGCTATTGCGATTGCGCTCCAAATGACGATCGTCTACTTTCTCGTTATCCTCCGCGGGTTGGTTGGCGTCTCTCCACTCGCGTTTCTCCGTGGCACGCGGGAGGCACTGGTGACGGCGCTCAGTATCCGTTCGTCCAGCGGGACCCTCCCCGTCTCGATGTCGAACGCCGAGGACAACCTCCGTATCGACGAGGGCGTCTACAGCTTCTCGCTGCCGCTCGGGGCCACGATCAACATGGACGGAACCGCGATGTATCTCGGTATCGTCGCGATCTTCGCCGCGAACATCGCCGGCGTATCACTCACGATCACTCAGCAGTTCGCAATCCTCGTCACTGCGCTGCTCGCCAGCGTCGGGACCGCCGGCGTCCCGAGCGCGAGCCTCGTGATGATGGCTGCCGTGCTGACTCAGGTCGGTCTCCCGCTCGAAGTCATCGCGATGATCGCCGGTATCGATCCCTTCCTCGACCGCCTTCGCACGATGAACAACGTCGCTGGTGACCTGGCGGTGAGTACCCTCATCGGGAAATGGAACGGTGCACTCGACCTTACAACCGGCGTGTGGGCCGATGAGGTCAGTACGGGTGATGCTATTGCAGGTGATCCCTCCACCGACTGA